The following DNA comes from Sphingopyxis sp. BSN-002.
GACGCGCAAAAGGCGCGGTGGCTTCCCGCGCTGGCTGGCGGCGAAGCGATCGGTGCAGTCGCTTTTGCCTCGGGACCGGCCCCCCTGCCTGAGCAGCCTGTCGTCACGCTGACGGATGACCGGCTCGATGGGGTCGCAGCAGGCGTATCGGGCGGGTTGTTCGCTGACGTCGCGCTGGTTTTCGCCAATGGCCCCGGCATGCCGGTGCTTGCACTTGCCGATCTTTCGGGCGTCGGGCGGAGCGTGGTCGAAAGCTTCGACAACAGCCGGTGCATCGCCGATATAGCCTTTGCGGCGACGCCCGCCGAAACGTTGGTGGTCGGCGAAGCTGCACGAGCCGCCGCGCTTGGCATTCTCTCGCTGCAAGCGGTGGTAACCGCGCACGAACAGACGGGCGGCGCCGAAGCGCTGATGGAGGTCGCGCGCGACTATGCCGTGACGCGCAAGGCGTTCGGCCAGCCGATCGGCGCCTTTCAGTCGATCAAGCACCGGATCGCCGAACTTTATGGCCTCGTCGAACTGGCCCGCGCGAACTGCGTCCACGCCGCATCGCGCGAAGGCCAGCCCGATTTCATCACCGCTGCCGCCGCAGCACGGCTGTCCGCGACCGAAGCCTATGACACCGCGGCGCGCGACTGCGTCCAGATTCACGGCGGGATCGGCGTGACGTGGGAGATCGGGCTCCACCTCCACATGCGCCGTGCGCGCACGCTGGCGCTCGAACAGGGGAGCAGCCTCTTCTGGGAAGATGTGCTGGTCGACCGCCTCGCAGGAGAAGCCGCATGAGCGATCTCGAAGCCTGGCGCGCCAAGGCCGCAGCATGGTGCGAGTCCGTCGTCCCGCAATTCGGCAAGGCGGCACGAAAAGGCCTGACCGTCGAAGAGGATCTGGCACTCGGCCGCCGGTATCAGAGCGCAAAATTCGACGCGGGCTTTGCCGGCATCAACTGGCCGACCGAGCTGGGTGGCCAGGGCCTCGGTCATATCGAGAAGATCACGTTCGAAGCCGAGGAGATGAAGCACGGCTTCCCGA
Coding sequences within:
- a CDS encoding acyl-CoA dehydrogenase family protein, which encodes MSILYDEGQEAIATESRRALEARMNKDDLLPLLQSSGKYHDGFWAMAKEQGWTALALPEEHGGLALGLVELGLIAHQAGRTLSGAPFLTSSFGVAKAIELYGSDAQKARWLPALAGGEAIGAVAFASGPAPLPEQPVVTLTDDRLDGVAAGVSGGLFADVALVFANGPGMPVLALADLSGVGRSVVESFDNSRCIADIAFAATPAETLVVGEAARAAALGILSLQAVVTAHEQTGGAEALMEVARDYAVTRKAFGQPIGAFQSIKHRIAELYGLVELARANCVHAASREGQPDFITAAAAARLSATEAYDTAARDCVQIHGGIGVTWEIGLHLHMRRARTLALEQGSSLFWEDVLVDRLAGEAA